One Miscanthus floridulus cultivar M001 chromosome 11, ASM1932011v1, whole genome shotgun sequence DNA window includes the following coding sequences:
- the LOC136492709 gene encoding ubiquitin-conjugating enzyme E2 28, with translation MASKRILKELKDLQKDPPTSCSAGPVGEDMFHWQATIMGPSDSPFAGGVFLVNIHFPPDYPFKPPKVSFRTKVFHPNINSNGSICLDILKEQWSPALTISKVLLSICSLLTDPNPDDPLVPEIAHMYKTDRAKYESTARSWTQKYAMG, from the exons ATGGCGTCGAAGAGGATCCTGAAGGAGTTGAAGGACCTGCAGAAGGACCCGCCCACCTCCTGCAGCGCAG GTCCTGTTGGTGAGGACATGTTCCATTGGCAAGCTACCATCATGGGGCCCTCGGACAGCCCATTTGCAGGTGGGGTATTCTTGGTGAACATTCACTTCCCACCGGATTATCCTTTCAAGCCACCAAAG GTGTCTTTCCGCACCAAGGTTTTCCACCCGAACATTAACAGCAATGGCAGCATTTGCCTTGACATCCTTAAGGAACAGTGGAGCCCTGCTTTAACCATATCAAAG GTTCTCCTGTCAATCTGTTCGCTGCTCACGGACCCGAACCCTGATGATCCTCTTGTTCCTGAGATTGCTCACATGTACAAGACTGACAGGGCCAAGTATGAGTCCACTGCGCGCTCCTGGACGCAGAAGTATGCCATGGGCTAG
- the LOC136494045 gene encoding uncharacterized protein, giving the protein MSAMAAGRRLLHLLPGLELCLRSRALTLLSPSRADGMARCWREPPRRKLVTCRQGAFEEGNAARDKAVPIPDELLGHCKDANGRALDLEPIGKNSAKESVHFSLEEEESDDVVCEISESLVRDVEKAAIELLAARAFTVSELRKKLRSKKYPFDTIDAVIANFKSRGLLNDGFYAESFSRSRWLSSTWGPRRIKQALRQKGVPEAEVDQATRRVFQDGHGLGKEAAFGISEASMDHLFAQASKQWQRGQSLTLENRRARIVRWLQYRGFNWAVTNSIIRRLEAQRPP; this is encoded by the exons atgtcggccatggcggcgggccgccgcctcctccatcTTCTGCCGGGGCTGGAGCTATGCCTGCGGTCCCGTGCGCTTACCCTCCTCTCCCCGTCGCG GGCAGATGGGATGGCTCGTTGCTGGCGCGAGCCTCCGCGCCGGAAGCTTGTGACCTGCCGGCAAGGTGCTTTCGAAGAGGGGAATGCAG CGAGGGATAAGGCTGTGCCGATTCCAGATGAACTGCTCGGCCATTGCAAGGATGCCAATGGCAGGGCCCTAGACCTAGAGCCCATTGGAAAGAACTCTGCCAAAGAGTCTGTGCATTTTTCTTTAGAAGAGGAGGAGAGTGACGACGTGGTGTGCGAAATTAGCGAAAGCTTGGTGCGAGATGTGGAGAAGGCTGCAATTGAATTGCTTGCTGCCAG AGCTTTCACTGTTTCTGAGCTTAGGAAGAAACTACGAAGTAAGAAGTATCCTTTTGATACAATTGATGCTGTGATCGCTAATTTCAAGTCAAG GGGTTTGTTGAATGATGGTTTTTATGCTGAATCATTTTCGCGATCCCGGTGGCTATCATCAACATGGGGTCCAAGGCGAATAAAACAG GCACTTCGCCAAAAGGGTGTGCCAGAGGCAGAAGTAGATCAGGCAACAAGAAGAGTGTTCCAGGATGGTCACGGCCTTGGAAAAGAGGCAGCGTTTGGCATATCCGAAGCTTCCATGGATCATCTGTTTGCTCAGGCATCCAAACAGTGGCAGCGTGGGCAAAGCTTGACCCTGGAGAATCGCCGTGCGCGCATTGTGAGGTGGCTTCAGTACCGGGGCTTCAACTGGGCTGTGACCAATTCCATTATCAGGAGGCTGGAGGCTCAACGCCCACCCTGA
- the LOC136492711 gene encoding plant cysteine oxidase 3-like isoform X2: protein MAWGVPPQPQSSRVQALYELCKRSFPSPSAAGAASSSPPPADVIRSITSLMDTITPADVGLRDYNLEDDRGHGFFDSNLLRGSGRLPRWARPIKYLHIYSCDAFSIAIFCLPTSSVIPLHDHPGMTVLSKILYGSMHVKSYDWIEPTVLASSQPARLAKLHTDDVRTAPCPTSILYPQSGGNLHCFTSVSSCAVLDVLAPPYNADAGRLCTYFHDYPFSSLSAGRKRLAGNPDNYAWLEAINTGVNVHMQTGMYTGPTVQELQT, encoded by the exons ATGGCGTGGGGCGTGCCACCGCAGCCGCAGTCGTCCCGTGTGCAGGCCCTCTACGAGCTCTGCAAGCGCTCCTTCCCCTCCCcttccgccgccggcgccgcctcgTCGTCTCCCCCGCCCGCTGATGTCATCCGCAGCATCACCTCTCTCATGG ATACAATCACTCCTGCGGATGTTGGGCTCAGAGATTATAATCTTGAGGACGACAGGGGTCATGGATTTTTTGATTCCAACTTGCTCAGGGGTTCAGGAAGGCTGCCTCGGTGGGCGCGGCCCATCAAGTACCTTCATATCTACAGCTGTGATGCGTTCTCT ATTGCAATATTCTGCTTGCCAACTTCATCTGTCATTCCTCTTCATGACCATCCAGGAATGACTGTACTGAGCAAAATCCTTTATGGTTCCATGCATGTGAAATCATATGATTGGATAGAGCCTACTGTCCTAGCAAGTAGCCAGCCAG CAAGGTTGGCCAAATTACATACGGATGATGTTCGTACTGCCCCATGTCCAACCTCCATTTTGTATCCTCAAAGTGGTGGGAACCTGCACTGCTTCACTTCAGTATCTTCTTGTGCTGTTCTTGATGTCCTAGCTCCACCATATAACGCTGACGCTGGTCGGCTTTGCACTTATTTTCATGACTATCCATTTTCAAGCCTCT CAGCTGGACGCAAAAGGTTAGCTGGTAACCCAGATAATTATGCATGGCTGGAGGCCATAAACACTGGAGTGAATGTCCACATGCAAACTGGCATGTATACCGGTCCAACTGTACAG GAACTTCAGACATGA
- the LOC136492711 gene encoding plant cysteine oxidase 3-like isoform X1 codes for MAWGVPPQPQSSRVQALYELCKRSFPSPSAAGAASSSPPPADVIRSITSLMDTITPADVGLRDYNLEDDRGHGFFDSNLLRGSGRLPRWARPIKYLHIYSCDAFSIAIFCLPTSSVIPLHDHPGMTVLSKILYGSMHVKSYDWIEPTVLASSQPARLAKLHTDDVRTAPCPTSILYPQSGGNLHCFTSVSSCAVLDVLAPPYNADAGRLCTYFHDYPFSSLSAAGRKRLAGNPDNYAWLEAINTGVNVHMQTGMYTGPTVQELQT; via the exons ATGGCGTGGGGCGTGCCACCGCAGCCGCAGTCGTCCCGTGTGCAGGCCCTCTACGAGCTCTGCAAGCGCTCCTTCCCCTCCCcttccgccgccggcgccgcctcgTCGTCTCCCCCGCCCGCTGATGTCATCCGCAGCATCACCTCTCTCATGG ATACAATCACTCCTGCGGATGTTGGGCTCAGAGATTATAATCTTGAGGACGACAGGGGTCATGGATTTTTTGATTCCAACTTGCTCAGGGGTTCAGGAAGGCTGCCTCGGTGGGCGCGGCCCATCAAGTACCTTCATATCTACAGCTGTGATGCGTTCTCT ATTGCAATATTCTGCTTGCCAACTTCATCTGTCATTCCTCTTCATGACCATCCAGGAATGACTGTACTGAGCAAAATCCTTTATGGTTCCATGCATGTGAAATCATATGATTGGATAGAGCCTACTGTCCTAGCAAGTAGCCAGCCAG CAAGGTTGGCCAAATTACATACGGATGATGTTCGTACTGCCCCATGTCCAACCTCCATTTTGTATCCTCAAAGTGGTGGGAACCTGCACTGCTTCACTTCAGTATCTTCTTGTGCTGTTCTTGATGTCCTAGCTCCACCATATAACGCTGACGCTGGTCGGCTTTGCACTTATTTTCATGACTATCCATTTTCAAGCCTCT CAGCAGCTGGACGCAAAAGGTTAGCTGGTAACCCAGATAATTATGCATGGCTGGAGGCCATAAACACTGGAGTGAATGTCCACATGCAAACTGGCATGTATACCGGTCCAACTGTACAG GAACTTCAGACATGA